A stretch of Arctopsyche grandis isolate Sample6627 chromosome 9, ASM5162203v2, whole genome shotgun sequence DNA encodes these proteins:
- the LOC143917339 gene encoding F-box/LRR-repeat protein 14-like, giving the protein MPPQSPESIRARSAERSARYGRALLRRHTLCPSLARSRTRPRLLAHSYSTRTTTANIEVLVSADLLLPWHAVRLKCPRGVSSHHVHVSKTRCKQTGKIGSAYETVRAAASLGERRTDRATRLADDDHKARWECVPRLWRPPLGPARSTQPQQAQAQARGTHVSRLYPEILALIFSRLPVRDRGRAAQTCRAWRDAAYSRSVWRGAEARLHLRRPSPGLFASLVRRGIRRVQVLSLRRSLRDVVVGVPDLESLNLSGCYNVTDTGLSSAFSADLPRLRSLDLSLCKQITDASLGHIARHLKNLETLELGGCSNVTDTGLLLVAWGLCKLKRLDLRSCWHVSDRGIGHLAGLDRDAAAGTPALERLGLQDCQRLTDEALRHAAAGLPALASLNLSFCVSITDSGLKHVARMSSLRELNLRACDNVTDAGLAHLAEGGSRISSLDVSFCDKIGDRALTHMSQGLFRLRSLSMSACRISDEGLDRVAKALPELESLHIGQCSRVSDRGLAHVTAGLTRLRSIDLYGCPRITADALQRLSTLPHLQDLNLGLNVS; this is encoded by the exons ATGCCGCCGCAGTCTCCCGAATCGATACGAGCGAGGAGTGCGGAGCGGTCGGCTCGG TACGGTCGCGCGCTCCTCCGTCGTCACACGCTCTGTCCAAGTCTCGCGCGATCGCGAACGCGACCGCGACTACTCGCGCACTCGTACTCCACGCGCACCACCACGGCGAACATTGAAGTGCTAGTGAGTGCCGACCTCCTCCTGCCGTGGCATGCGGTGAGGCTGAAGTGCCCTCGCGGCGTGTCCTCGCACCACGTGCACGTCTCCAAGACGAGATGTAAACAAACCGGCAAGATTGGTTCGGCGTACGAAACGGTGCGCGCCGCCGCCTCCCTCGGCGAGCGGCGCACCGACAGAGCCACCAGGCTGGCTGACGACGACCACAAGGCCAGGTGGGAGTGCGTGCCCAGACTCTGGAGGCCTCCCCTGGGCCCTGCCAGGAGCACGCAGCCTCAGCAAGCCCAGGCCCAAGCACGCGGCACGCACGTCTCCAGGCTCTACCCTGAGATCCTGGCCCTCATCTTCTCCCGCCTGCCCGTGCGAGATCGCGGCCGCGCGGCTCAGACCTGTCGCGCTTGGAGGGATGCCGCCTACTCCAGATCCGTATGGCGCGGGGCTGAAGCTCGCTTGCATCTAAGGCGACCCAGTCCTGGACTCTTCGCTTCTTTGGTCCGGCGTGGCATCCGCAGAGTCCAAGTGCTGTCTTTGCGGAGGTCTTTGAGGGACGTCGTCGTCGGGGTTCCGGATCTCGAATCGCTCAACTTGAGCGGTTGCTACAACGTCACCGACACGGGTCTCTCCAGCGCCTTCTCGGCCGATCTACCCAGGCTGCGCTCCTTGGACTTGTCTCTGTGCAAGCAGATCACTGACGCTTCGCTGGGTCACATAGCGAGGCACTTGAAAAATTTAGAAACTCTAGAGTTGGGTGGATGTAGCAACGTCACGGACACGGGATTGCTGCTCGTCGCTTGGGGTTTGTGTAAGTTGAAGCGGTTGGATCTGCGGTCGTGCTGGCACGTCAGCGATCGGGGAATCGGACACTTGGCGGGATTGGATCGCGATGCTGCTGCCGGAACTCCCGCTTTGGAACGGTTGGGTTTGCAGGATTGTCAGCGGTTGACGGACGAAGCTTTGCGTCACGCTGCGGCCGGTTTGCCCGCTTTGGCCTCGTTGAATCTCTCCTTCTGCGTTTCGATCACGGACAGTGGATTGAAGCACGTAGCTCGCATGAGTTCCCTGCGTGAGCTGAATCTGCGCGCTTGCGATAACGTGACCGACGCTGGATTGGCCCATCTAGCCGAAGGCGGCTCCAGGATATCTTCTCTAGACGTCTCCTTTTGCGATAAAATAGGAGACAGGGCTCTGACGCACATGTCGCAGGGTCTGTTCCGGTTGAGGTCGCTCTCGATGAGCGCCTGTCGCATCTCGGACGAGGGCCTGGACCGCGTCGCGAAGGCTCTGCCCGAATTGGAGTCTTTGCACATAGGACAGTGTTCCCGGGTTTCGGATCGCGGTTTGGCTCACGTCACCGCTGGTCTGACTCGGCTTCGCAGCATCGACCTGTACGGATGTCCCAGAATCACCGCGGACGCACTTCAAAGGCTGTCCACTCTGCCGCACCTGCAGGACCTCAATCTGGGTCTCAACGTCAGCTGA